The DNA segment TAGataattttccttttcattCTATAATATCAGCAATCTTACATCATTTCCTTTTGATTATATGTTGTTTTGAACACAAAATAAGTTAGTCCAATTTTCATACTTAAAGCAGTAAACGACCATGCTTCCAATTATTATAAGATGGGACACTCAAATTCTCAAAACACATTCTTCCTCAGCATCCAGTTATCTAACCATTTCCTTCATGGAGACCCCATGACTGAATTAATAGTTGGCTAAAGCTGCATTCAAAGTCAGCCCTATGATAGCAATTTAGATCCAAAACTGCATAGATCTATTTTTTAGAAcagaaatcaaataaaatatattaatctcTTTGTCGTAACTGGACGAAAACTTGATggaaaccaaatttagaaagtGTTTGTCTGAAAGCATGTAAATCTCCAAGTAAGAAGCGTTTAAAATTGGCTAAGAAACAACAGCTCCACAGATTTTATGTTGTAAATTACGTACCTTCTCTGGAACTTGTTTATCACTGCATCCACTGCATTAGGAGAGAATCTCTTTCCAAGCAATTTCTTTCTCAATTCAAGTGCTGTGAGTGCCCTACGGAACAGAGACAAGTATGCTTAAAAGAAAATACTGCATTTTAAATTTGCACGCTGTACTTTTCAGAAGAGAAGATATATTAGTTAGctaattattacaaaaattcTTCTTTGTTAACAACTGGTAGGCAAATACATCTCCAGGAATTCATTGTTAATGACACTATGCTAAAATATTTCCAAAGGGTTCACACTGAGTAAAAGTTAAATGAAAGTTTTGTCAACACGGatgttaaaattttgattggATTACATTAAATGGGAAAATATTATATGATTGATTACATCAAATAGAAAAATATCTTAACAAATGTTtctcattattaattattgacTTTGTTCTTTGTTATTCTATCTCttcttcattataaataaaaatactcaTGTACACAACACACAATTACAAGCAATCCTTTCAATATGATATCAAAGTGGTACCATCCCTCGTGACTTATTTTGTCACTAATTCATGGTTAGGCCATGACTTCTTCGCTAGATGGATCAGCTTTGACTTTGTCAGTCAAACTTTTTCAAGTAAACAATACCGGCTGCAACATTTTTCATCTCCAagcatttttttctctctagcAACCATTGTGCAATCCAAGCACTTATGGTCCTACTTAGTAATAGTTGTGTCTTTCGAGCACTTTTTCTTTTTGGAAGCCATTGCACACTCCGTTCATTTTTGCTCTCCAACAATCTCTATGGCCTCCGAGCATTTTTGCTCTTCTGGCAGCCTAACATCCTCTGACTTATAACTGAACCACTCGACTGGAGCCACCATTCTGTAACAACCACTACACTTCCTGACTCATAACCAATTGGCACCATGTACCACTAGCTCCTTGGCGTGTCATCTTCACACACCTGCACCAAATTGATGCATGAAGCTTTGTCAACTCGAGCAACCAACTAACTCACATATACACTAAGTCTCTCAAAGGGTCTCCTGTCGTGTTGATAAAATTTATAACAAACTTGACTAGTATACTAGCATGGcaaaaattgttttttcttgCACTTAAAAATGAATAAGCATTATGCTCGCCCATACTTGGTTCAGAAACTCCTCAATTTGTTTGACTATATAGTTCATACATAGCTAGTCAAgcattgaataaattaaattttcaagaaaatcaaaaggGGAACAACAAACCTAGCTGCAAGAAATTTAACAGCAGATTCCTCAACATCACTAATAAATTTGTCAATTTGTATCAAATCCTGGTCACCCAAGTCTCCTCCTTGATTGATTGTCAACTCTGCTACCTCTTCAATTTGATCGAAAGAACCTAAAATCCACAAATTACAACGCTCAGAATCCTCCATTATAACAAATTGATATAAAAATGCCACAAGACGAGAGTTAAAACAGGTTAAAGCAAGATATCAAATGCAATTCCTATAGTgacaaaaaacaaataaattgtGAATCTAGAAGCTTTATAAACCACCCGCAATGTTAACAGTATAATATAAGAAGATCTTATTAGACCCAGGAGAAAATTAGCTTTAGTTAACCATGAGGACCAACACTGCTTCTCcttcttttaaattaataatcatCATTTTCTGTAAGCAGCTTACTTGTTCAATTTATCAATTACGAAATCACAAAGTAGCCTCAGAAGCGTGAACAACCTCTTTCATTGTTTGTTTTCATAACAAGCTGAGATTAATCAGTACCACAATATAATAAATTGTATCACCACACCTAAAACTATGTCACCAATCCCATGCCAGGCATAAAATTTAATTCGAAGGCTttaaattacaaacctttaatTCCCCTGCATCCTTCATAGTGAAGCCCAACTAACTACTAAACAATGAACTAAAACCATATCATATTAGATAGACGTTAACCTTGTTCACTGTCATCAAAGAATAAGTCAGGGCAAATTTCACTCGGATCTTGAGAAATTTCACAATGGGCAATTGTTGCATGCACGTCTTTTCCACCATTTATCTTGAGCACATTAACATGGGGAAAACTACAATATCCCCGGCTTTTCACTGGCAGAGCAGTTTCAGGTAGTTTCACCCTGTACAATGTACAGGCAATGTACCTAACAGAAACAGAAGAACTGAAATCTCTGCACTTCAAGCACGAAATCTGTGGCTTCCAAATGGTCCTATTTTGTTAATACCAAAACAAAAAAGATTAGAACAATGACCAAAAATATTTCAGAATCAACCTATAGTCCCTGCTGAAAACTGAACTTCTAACTTCAATCCAACACAGTGCCACCAATTGGGCAGCTAAATTAGAACTCCATTACTCATTTACTCTCAAAAGGGTTAATCTTTCTGTCATTTTGTTTCAGTGTGAAACAGGGGTAGCAACATTTAACTTAGGAGCAGAAAACGAGATAATGAAGTTACCGGGAAATTGAAAAACTGCGAGAAGGAAGCTGGCACGAGATTTTGAACACCATTTTTCCCGCGAGACTTGCCATGTTCATTCGCCTGAAGTTTGTGTCTATCAACCAAGTTCAAGGGTTTTATTTTCAGTTTTCATCACTGCGTACTTTctccattttattttttttggttcGAAATTTAGTTTCTGGGTCAATCGGGCTCATATTTGGGCCGGTCTGGATTAGCACCATGGTCCATggacaaattcttcctgcacctcaaTATTTTCCTCCTCCACCCCACATTTACGAAAATATCAATCAAAATTATCCCCATATTCTATTGacgtttttatttattttttaatatagaatCTGAAGattttttagattataaaatctGAAGggtaatatttgtaattttttttttgcatttcagAATGTAAAATTTGTATTCTGGATTATATTTCGTACTGTGTAATTTGGAATgaaaattttatattctaaactgtgtaatctaaaatacaatttttccTGAAATGCAACAATTGTATTATGAATGGTataattcttaataatttttttaaaaaaaattaagaataaatttaaaattaaattatataaaaaatattaaaataatagtattaaaaattgtaatataattatataaaaatgtgaGTTATAAACGTATAAAACCATACTTTTAGGTACTTCATTCTTACAAGAAGACAAGAGTAAGAATTTGAGTATACTTTTCTctattttcaatataaaaacctatacttatttttttcttggGACAAgtattaaatttgtattttattttcattcccATAAGGTAATGGGTGTGTTCGTGTTTATATTTTCAAGTCATATATATGAAGGAGctcaaagaaagaaaaacaagaaaggGGAAAGACATAATGTTGTGAACAAGTCTATGTGAAATGCTTGTAAAGAAAGTCTATGAAAGCAACACTTTTACTTTGCTACAAGAAAGGAAAGGAAGGGAAATAGTTTTTGGAAAACACAATGAATCAATCTCAAGCAGTTCTCCAAGCATACAGAAAGTGGCAAAATCCTGTGGAGGATGAATTCTCCTCTAGCAGTTCATCTGTGCTGCTATCCCCAGTTCTTTCTGGGCATTCTGTGCTAATAGGATCACTACTAGTTTCCAAAAAGCCTGGCTTGAAAACAAAGAATGCAGGGCCTGGACCAAGGTCATTTGTAAAAAGCCAATCATGCACATCCCAAAAGATTTGCACTGGCAAATTGTTCACCATCACTATTTCATTCCCTCTGAATCTCCAATGCAAGTTCATTATTCTGCTGGTCAACATACCATCTATGATAATCCACATTTCTGGATCATCAGGGCCAGAAAGGGAAGTCTCAATCACAACATCATGTTCTGTCTTACCATCTTCCAGAATGGCTCTGGTACAAAACATCTTCTTCCCATACACATTGTCTCTCTTGCATACCAAGGTAGCCTCTTCTGGGGATGGTTTTGATTTGGTTCTTACCAAAGCATCATTCTCCAAATCTCCCAACAACAAAAGCACCTCTTTCTTGTAAACCAAGGCAATGTAATAGCCTGAGTTAGGCTGTGGACTTGTAGAGAATTTTGCATGTCGAAGATCCCAGTAAATGTCTACTCTTGCACCTGCTATTTCAAAGGACCTGAGACCCTTTTTCCCCCAAGACTGCCCTGATTCCAAATCAATCTTGCAGGAGAATTTGTTTTCTTCCAATGTGTTATCCACGCTCATGGCAAGGAAATGATCTGTGGGGTCCTTGCACCATGAAACTGTTACACTTCGCAATGATTCTCCTACTTTGGTTTGATAAACAAAGGTGACAGAATTCTGAGGGGCATCTCCTTCTGTGATTTTATCATCCTTGCCTGTTTTCTTCCTGGATGATGGTTCTTGCACGGTTAACATCACAGATTTCACAGGAGAATTAGGCATTGACCATATAATCTGCACAATTCTGGATTGAGCCTGCAAATTTCTGTGATTTTCTAATTTTGTTGCAGGACTGATAATTGACCCTCTTAGGTCTCCAATGGTCAGAGAGAATTATGATTGGTAAATCCATCATAGATGCTT comes from the Phaseolus vulgaris cultivar G19833 chromosome 8, P. vulgaris v2.0, whole genome shotgun sequence genome and includes:
- the LOC137825544 gene encoding uncharacterized protein gives rise to the protein MNMASLAGKMVFKISCQLPSRSFSISRTIWKPQISCLKCRDFSSSVSVRYIACTLYRVKLPETALPVKSRGYCSFPHVNVLKINGGKDVHATIAHCEISQDPSEICPDLFFDDSEQGSFDQIEEVAELTINQGGDLGDQDLIQIDKFISDVEESAVKFLAARALTALELRKKLLGKRFSPNAVDAVINKFQRRGLINDRLYAETFSQSRWSSSSWGPRRIKQALFKKGVSQADAEKAVEVVFEDNNCTEDHKSVIGLSKHSLDHLYTQVSKQWFRGQNVPKETRKSRIVRWLQYRGFDWNVINFMLKKLDMQDQNSP
- the LOC137825546 gene encoding uncharacterized protein, with translation MPNSPVKSVMLTVQEPSSRKKTGKDDKITEGDAPQNSVTFVYQTKVGESLRSVTVSWCKDPTDHFLAMSVDNTLEENKFSCKIDLESGQSWGKKGLRSFEIAGARVDIYWDLRHAKFSTSPQPNSGYYIALVYKKEVLLLLGDLENDALVRTKSKPSPEEATLVCKRDNVYGKKMFCTRAILEDGKTEHDVVIETSLSGPDDPEMWIIIDGMLTSRIMNLHWRFRGNEIVMVNNLPVQIFWDVHDWLFTNDLGPGPAFFVFKPGFLETSSDPISTECPERTGDSSTDELLEENSSSTGFCHFLYAWRTA